A genome region from Rhodohalobacter sp. SW132 includes the following:
- a CDS encoding outer membrane beta-barrel protein, whose translation MKKLLAILFVTALIYSTSPIINTAEAQVQEGDFKAGVGLVFGSGVGFGFGSLDNDLGIRADGYYAFTPEIRGGGDFTFYFPKSEGNTDVTVWELNLNAHYLFLDEDGLIVYALGGLNITGFSFEYSDTFMGSTTTVSDSDSEFGLNLGGGVEYALDFADLFAEAKLGGLGGNANQFVLGAGLRFSF comes from the coding sequence ATGAAAAAACTACTTGCTATCCTATTTGTCACAGCTTTAATCTATAGCACATCACCAATTATCAATACTGCAGAGGCACAAGTTCAGGAAGGCGACTTTAAAGCTGGAGTAGGACTCGTATTTGGTTCCGGAGTTGGTTTCGGCTTTGGGAGTCTCGATAATGATTTAGGTATCCGTGCTGACGGTTATTATGCATTTACTCCGGAAATAAGAGGTGGTGGTGATTTCACTTTCTATTTCCCGAAAAGTGAAGGCAATACTGATGTGACCGTTTGGGAACTGAACTTAAACGCACATTACCTCTTCTTAGATGAAGATGGATTGATCGTTTATGCTCTTGGTGGACTGAACATTACCGGATTCTCATTTGAATATTCAGATACCTTTATGGGCTCTACTACAACAGTATCTGACAGTGATTCTGAGTTTGGCCTCAACCTCGGTGGCGGCGTTGAATATGCTCTCGATTTTGCCGATCTCTTTGCTGAAGCAAAACTCGGCGGACTTGGCGGAAACGCAAACCAGTTTGTACTTGGCGCCGGACTCCGGTTCTCGTTCTAA
- a CDS encoding twin-arginine translocase TatA/TatE family subunit has product MQIIMGMPGGFEIVIIVMIILLLFGAKRIPELARGIGQGIQEFRKASDDIKKEIDKGADDIKNSASARPSKETESESNSDK; this is encoded by the coding sequence ATGCAGATAATTATGGGTATGCCCGGTGGTTTTGAGATTGTAATTATTGTTATGATAATACTCCTTCTGTTCGGAGCTAAACGAATTCCGGAGCTGGCCCGAGGTATTGGTCAGGGTATCCAGGAGTTTCGAAAGGCTTCGGATGATATCAAAAAGGAGATAGATAAAGGTGCTGATGATATTAAAAATTCAGCCTCAGCGCGACCTTCTAAGGAAACTGAATCAGAATCTAACTCAGATAAATAA
- a CDS encoding DUF2795 domain-containing protein — translation MIWTVELAAVLDEAPFPATREELIEWAERTGLPQQAIDNLYELDEIAEGEDTIYEGIEDIWPDYIRKEDFFHGEEDEGFDYDDV, via the coding sequence ATGATTTGGACAGTAGAATTGGCAGCCGTATTAGATGAAGCCCCATTCCCAGCCACTCGGGAAGAGTTAATTGAATGGGCTGAACGAACCGGATTGCCGCAACAGGCTATTGACAATCTATACGAACTGGATGAAATCGCGGAAGGCGAGGATACGATCTACGAAGGCATAGAAGATATCTGGCCCGACTATATCCGTAAAGAAGACTTTTTCCATGGAGAAGAGGATGAAGGCTTCGATTACGACGATGTTTAA
- a CDS encoding amidase family protein, translated as MKNLLTTQDELSAGKTTLQEIVEQYIESIDSNNSSVNAIVSLDKEDALEQAGRIQEKIKEGSAGKLAGSVVAVKDLICEKGKKTTCSSNILRNFESVYNATVIDKLAAEDALFLGRANMDEFAMGSSTENSIHGPARNPHNTDHVTGGSSGGSAAAVAAGMSSMSLGSDTGGSIRQPASYCGVVGLKPTYGRVSRYGLVAYASSFDCIGPFTNSVMDAALMLEQLAGSDPMDQSTADEPVEEYSKALENTEKLTIGVPDEYFGDGLDSEVRSVVEDHLKSLEAEGHSLVPINLPHTEYAIATYYILATAEASSNLARYDGIRYGHRADFDQVEEELKKEQIALEKRLEVATGKEHEELLESIAKADSPLIRLYKNSRTEGFGTEVKRRILLGTYVLSAGYYDAYFGKAQRVRRLIKQDFQEAFEKVDVIVSPTAPTTAFKLGENQDDPVQMYLNDIYTISANLSGICGISVPAGTHSNGLPVGIQFMADSFKEQNILRAGRAVELLHG; from the coding sequence ATGAAGAATTTGCTCACGACTCAGGATGAGCTTTCAGCAGGAAAAACCACCCTGCAGGAAATAGTTGAACAATACATTGAATCGATTGATTCAAATAACAGTTCGGTAAATGCGATCGTATCTTTGGATAAAGAAGATGCTCTTGAACAGGCCGGCAGAATTCAGGAGAAAATAAAAGAGGGAAGTGCCGGCAAGCTGGCCGGTTCTGTTGTGGCCGTAAAGGACCTGATCTGTGAAAAAGGGAAGAAAACTACCTGCTCAAGCAATATCCTCAGAAATTTTGAGAGTGTATATAATGCTACTGTGATTGATAAACTCGCGGCAGAAGATGCACTTTTCCTGGGCAGAGCCAACATGGATGAATTCGCGATGGGATCATCTACTGAAAACTCTATTCACGGACCGGCAAGGAATCCACACAACACAGATCATGTAACCGGCGGATCCAGTGGCGGCAGTGCAGCGGCTGTAGCTGCAGGGATGAGCAGCATGTCACTCGGGTCGGATACGGGCGGATCCATTCGTCAGCCTGCGTCGTATTGCGGCGTTGTAGGGCTGAAGCCAACCTATGGACGGGTATCGCGATATGGACTCGTGGCTTATGCATCTTCCTTTGATTGCATCGGGCCGTTTACAAATAGTGTTATGGACGCAGCTCTGATGCTTGAACAACTTGCGGGAAGTGATCCGATGGATCAATCCACAGCCGATGAACCGGTAGAGGAGTATAGCAAGGCGCTCGAGAACACTGAGAAATTAACGATAGGTGTGCCGGATGAGTATTTTGGAGATGGACTTGATTCTGAAGTCCGGTCAGTCGTGGAAGATCATCTGAAAAGTCTGGAAGCTGAAGGACATTCACTGGTTCCAATCAATTTACCGCATACGGAATACGCTATCGCGACCTATTACATCCTGGCGACAGCGGAAGCATCCAGTAATCTTGCGCGCTATGACGGAATTCGATACGGCCACCGCGCAGATTTTGACCAGGTGGAAGAAGAGCTGAAAAAAGAGCAGATTGCGTTGGAAAAACGTCTTGAAGTAGCCACCGGCAAAGAGCACGAAGAGCTGCTTGAATCGATTGCAAAAGCAGATTCTCCGCTTATCCGACTCTATAAAAACTCCAGAACCGAGGGTTTCGGTACCGAAGTGAAACGCCGAATTCTGCTCGGAACCTATGTTCTGAGTGCGGGATATTACGACGCCTATTTTGGAAAGGCACAACGAGTGCGGCGCCTCATCAAGCAAGATTTTCAGGAAGCGTTTGAAAAAGTTGATGTGATCGTTTCTCCCACCGCACCAACCACCGCTTTTAAACTGGGTGAAAATCAGGATGATCCTGTTCAGATGTATCTGAACGACATTTATACGATTTCGGCGAATCTTTCCGGGATCTGCGGAATCAGCGTACCAGCCGGAACACATTCCAACGGGCTGCCGGTGGGAATCCAGTTTATGGCCGACAGTTTTAAAGAACAAAATATTTTGCGGGCCGGCCGGGCTGTTGAATTGCTGCACGGATAA
- a CDS encoding cyclic nucleotide-binding domain-containing protein, which yields MFNKNQFNKLKNQTQMIFQSTFLKDLSSTERYEFLQLCHRRKYNKGEFIYYQNDPGTGMYFIEDGSVDLIVSNSQDDTNTDSISFKLEPPDSFGALSIGYDLRRLSSAKCLTDCTLLGFFNPDFETLKKRNPGIAVKFLEKLSTIAMQQLERTVRELESVTSTQHVFSIQFETYYARSRNETESNPTEE from the coding sequence ATGTTTAATAAAAACCAGTTCAATAAACTAAAAAATCAGACACAAATGATCTTTCAGTCCACATTTCTGAAAGATCTTTCATCCACAGAAAGGTACGAGTTCTTGCAGCTCTGCCATCGCAGAAAATATAATAAAGGAGAATTCATCTACTATCAAAATGACCCCGGTACGGGAATGTATTTTATTGAGGATGGATCCGTGGATTTAATCGTATCGAACAGCCAGGATGATACAAATACTGATTCTATCTCATTTAAACTCGAACCACCAGATAGTTTTGGCGCACTCTCTATCGGGTACGATCTGCGCAGGCTTTCATCAGCGAAATGTCTGACTGACTGTACCCTGCTCGGCTTTTTCAATCCCGATTTTGAAACTTTAAAAAAACGAAATCCAGGAATTGCGGTAAAATTTCTCGAAAAACTGAGCACCATCGCCATGCAGCAGCTTGAACGCACTGTTCGGGAACTGGAATCGGTTACAAGCACCCAACATGTTTTTTCCATTCAGTTTGAAACATATTATGCGCGTTCCAGAAATGAAACTGAATCTAATCCTACTGAAGAATAA
- a CDS encoding RNA polymerase sigma factor produces the protein MSIDSEKDQHSQRDDASKSSLQDETYVRNALSGDQKAYQKLTEKYRRPLQYHVSRMVKESEQVEDLVQEAFVKAFDNLESYNSSYAFSTWLYRITTNHTIDYLRKKKLQTTSIDKPIKTRDGELSFELPDEDAETDRSIIKRERKKIITTAIENLPDKYRQVIEMRHIEELSYQEISDKLDLPLGTVKAHIFRAREMLYKALKDKRHKF, from the coding sequence ATGTCTATAGATTCTGAAAAAGATCAACATTCACAACGAGATGATGCATCGAAGAGTAGTCTTCAGGATGAAACCTACGTCAGAAATGCTCTTTCCGGGGATCAGAAGGCGTATCAGAAGCTGACTGAAAAGTACCGGCGCCCGTTGCAATATCATGTATCAAGGATGGTAAAAGAGAGTGAACAGGTAGAAGATCTTGTACAGGAAGCGTTTGTAAAAGCGTTTGATAATCTTGAATCTTACAATAGCAGTTACGCTTTTTCTACATGGCTTTATCGTATTACCACCAATCATACGATCGATTATCTGAGAAAGAAAAAACTGCAGACCACATCTATTGACAAACCGATCAAAACCCGAGACGGTGAGCTTTCGTTTGAACTGCCTGATGAGGATGCTGAAACGGACCGTTCGATCATCAAGCGTGAAAGAAAAAAAATCATAACTACAGCGATCGAAAATCTACCTGACAAATACCGTCAGGTTATAGAAATGAGACACATCGAAGAGCTGAGCTACCAGGAAATTTCTGATAAGCTTGATCTGCCGCTGGGAACCGTAAAGGCTCATATTTTCAGGGCAAGAGAGATGCTCTACAAAGCTCTGAAAGATAAACGGCACAAGTTTTAA
- a CDS encoding M28 family peptidase: MKISPPVLVLSSVLIVLLFVSCGEEGAGLEFEQQDRAVPEFNADNAYQFIEDQVNFGPRVPNSSAHVQTKDYIRDQLAAVAGDRNVFVQEFQQEVYGEELTMFNILASFGVHHEDRIVLAAHWDTRPRAEEDPVDPESPILGADDGGSGVGVLLEMARIFSENEPPIGVDIVFFDGEDYGEVSDLDNYFLGARQWGNHPPVPGYSPRFGILLDMVGGENAIFSKEGYSMRFAPNLVNEIWRIGDELGYGHFFVDQRGGNVADDHIIVQQLTGIPMINIIHHTPADGGGVQFPPYWHTHNDTMEIIDRETLQAVGDVVLELIYNRIPT; encoded by the coding sequence ATGAAAATTTCCCCCCCGGTATTAGTTCTGAGTTCTGTACTGATTGTTCTGCTTTTTGTGTCGTGCGGAGAGGAGGGAGCCGGACTCGAATTTGAACAGCAGGATCGGGCAGTTCCTGAATTTAACGCAGATAATGCCTATCAATTTATTGAAGACCAGGTGAATTTCGGGCCGCGGGTTCCCAATTCAAGTGCCCATGTTCAGACAAAAGATTATATCAGAGATCAGCTTGCAGCAGTAGCCGGTGACCGCAATGTGTTTGTTCAGGAGTTTCAGCAGGAGGTCTACGGTGAGGAGCTGACGATGTTTAACATCCTGGCGTCTTTTGGAGTGCATCACGAAGACAGAATTGTGCTGGCCGCGCATTGGGATACGAGACCACGGGCCGAAGAAGATCCCGTTGATCCGGAAAGCCCGATACTGGGAGCGGATGATGGCGGCAGCGGAGTTGGGGTGCTGCTTGAAATGGCCCGGATTTTTTCAGAAAACGAACCGCCGATCGGCGTGGATATTGTCTTTTTTGATGGTGAGGATTACGGGGAAGTTTCTGATCTCGATAACTATTTTTTAGGGGCAAGACAGTGGGGAAATCACCCGCCGGTTCCGGGGTATAGTCCGCGGTTTGGGATTTTGCTCGATATGGTTGGAGGTGAAAACGCCATCTTTTCCAAAGAAGGATATTCCATGAGGTTTGCCCCGAACCTGGTAAATGAAATCTGGAGAATTGGGGATGAACTTGGTTACGGGCACTTTTTTGTGGATCAGCGGGGTGGAAATGTTGCCGATGATCATATCATTGTTCAGCAGCTCACAGGCATTCCTATGATTAACATCATCCATCATACACCGGCAGATGGCGGCGGTGTTCAATTTCCTCCCTACTGGCATACCCACAACGATACGATGGAAATCATCGACCGGGAAACGTTGCAGGCTGTTGGTGATGTAGTACTGGAACTGATTTATAACCGGATACCGACATGA
- a CDS encoding SDR family NAD(P)-dependent oxidoreductase — MNESNRLKGKWAVITGATSGIGKSAAKLFAEAGCNLILTGRREERLSDFAKELKSNFQVQCDTSVFDVRDRTACSDFVDSISHPVDILINNAGLAVGTDPVDAGDFDDWDRMIDTNVKGLLNITRLMTPSMKKHGSGHIINIGSIAGHEAYPGGVVYCATKHAVHAITQSMKKDLHGTNNRVSEVSPGLVETEFSNVRFKGDDNRADDVYKGMKPLTALDIAEIVQFIANRPDHVNIMDVVVFPVQQSSATMIDRNS, encoded by the coding sequence ATGAATGAATCCAACCGGTTAAAAGGCAAATGGGCAGTGATTACCGGGGCAACTTCCGGAATTGGAAAATCTGCAGCCAAACTTTTTGCCGAAGCGGGGTGTAACCTGATATTAACCGGACGGAGGGAAGAGAGACTTTCTGATTTTGCCAAAGAACTGAAAAGCAACTTTCAGGTTCAGTGTGATACTTCCGTTTTTGATGTGCGGGATCGCACGGCTTGCAGCGATTTCGTCGATTCCATTTCTCATCCTGTGGATATTCTCATCAACAACGCGGGACTGGCCGTCGGGACTGATCCCGTTGATGCCGGCGATTTCGATGACTGGGACCGAATGATTGATACCAATGTCAAAGGCCTGCTCAATATTACGCGCTTGATGACTCCATCCATGAAAAAACACGGAAGCGGTCATATCATCAACATCGGGTCGATTGCCGGACACGAAGCCTACCCTGGCGGGGTGGTTTACTGTGCCACTAAGCATGCGGTTCATGCCATAACTCAATCTATGAAAAAAGATCTTCATGGAACTAATAACCGGGTGAGTGAGGTTTCCCCCGGCCTTGTAGAAACAGAGTTCAGCAATGTGCGATTTAAGGGTGATGATAACCGCGCTGATGATGTTTACAAAGGCATGAAACCATTAACCGCGCTGGATATTGCTGAAATTGTTCAATTTATAGCGAACCGGCCGGATCACGTAAATATTATGGATGTTGTGGTTTTCCCCGTTCAGCAATCCTCTGCAACTATGATCGATCGAAACTCCTGA
- a CDS encoding BamA/TamA family outer membrane protein → MDQDNTESEKVVRVIRFSGNRDVRNGTLRTLVRTDNNREFLGIPRFTPWYYLWRVFRVGESPAYLDREMVGNDIERIEVYYENLGYFEASVDTSIIEYRENRVEVSFIIDEGPRSEINTVSYTGLPEFDNPDRIPGFLGDSEFAGDFLNDSTFAVNEPYEVQKLRREQTRIVNFLKNHGYAAVQRDSVRALAKPVDDDPNAYDILFSIRPGSFYTFGDVHITLSGPEGEGNFDQSEEFSGEPYTTSGHTIYISKESSAQTRFSLLNEQIRYTPGEMFDQSAYLRSVNSFQNLGMLLTNRFALSEEGSAPDYSRSDIPTYFDLQTIPKHSIRAEFFGMRRYGFGTGVGLNYNNNNLRGRADNLTLGINTSLEYVTSNTLSEISPIDEETGERSQTGSTIFQSYEVRAEYTVPRLNFPFQVFRDRSWVRSARTRYALSYSQSNQLFFDINSDIRFNTRYEITHSDRFTSLFDLIEMDIIDTDPSSQFLQNLENQFGEQSIVLARINEDFRPQFSSIIRYTLRNRNTNLIKRNFGYSSEFSAAIGGNVPYLLDRFVFSPGEIKQTLPSPFGISSNALSYSRFLKFSADYRRYFDLTDNTVFALRGFAGFAQPIFDSESIPLNRRFFAGGSNDIRGWNPFRLGPGSISPDEVRVPGGEVKLAAYKELRQIFMRDVLNAQWHVAWHTDAGNVWYGPRSSLLDDDGNELLNDGRFYIDRFYNQIAVGSGFGLRLDWEFIVARFDFTFRVHDLDRGWFENRRGYFSFGIGHSF, encoded by the coding sequence TTGGACCAGGATAATACGGAGAGCGAAAAAGTAGTTCGCGTGATCCGTTTTTCGGGCAACCGGGATGTGCGGAACGGCACACTGCGAACACTGGTGCGTACCGATAATAACCGGGAATTCCTGGGAATTCCCCGTTTCACTCCCTGGTATTATCTGTGGCGCGTCTTCAGAGTGGGTGAATCTCCGGCTTATCTCGATCGGGAAATGGTGGGCAATGATATTGAACGTATCGAAGTCTATTATGAAAATCTGGGGTATTTCGAAGCTTCTGTCGATACCTCTATAATCGAATACAGAGAAAACCGGGTCGAAGTATCATTTATTATTGATGAGGGGCCACGTTCCGAAATCAATACCGTATCCTACACCGGGTTGCCGGAGTTTGATAACCCCGACAGGATTCCGGGGTTTCTTGGCGACAGCGAGTTTGCAGGTGATTTTCTGAACGACTCCACTTTTGCAGTAAATGAACCCTATGAAGTGCAGAAACTGCGACGGGAACAGACACGTATCGTCAATTTTTTAAAAAATCATGGATATGCTGCCGTTCAGCGGGACTCGGTGAGGGCGCTGGCAAAACCAGTTGACGACGATCCCAACGCCTATGATATTTTATTTTCGATTCGCCCTGGTTCCTTTTATACATTTGGAGATGTACATATTACATTGAGCGGCCCCGAAGGCGAGGGGAACTTCGATCAGTCGGAAGAATTTAGCGGTGAACCCTACACAACTTCAGGCCATACGATTTATATAAGCAAAGAAAGTAGCGCGCAGACCCGGTTCAGCTTGCTAAATGAACAAATTCGGTATACACCCGGAGAGATGTTTGATCAGTCAGCGTACCTTAGAAGCGTCAATTCATTTCAAAACCTTGGAATGCTCCTGACCAACCGCTTTGCTTTAAGTGAGGAAGGAAGTGCCCCCGATTACTCCCGGTCAGATATCCCCACCTACTTTGATCTGCAAACCATTCCTAAACACTCCATTCGGGCAGAATTTTTTGGGATGCGCCGTTACGGTTTTGGTACAGGTGTTGGGTTGAATTACAATAACAACAATCTGAGAGGCCGGGCGGATAATCTCACCCTGGGGATAAATACCAGTCTCGAATACGTGACATCCAATACGCTCAGTGAAATTTCTCCCATCGATGAAGAAACCGGCGAACGTTCACAGACGGGATCTACAATTTTTCAGAGCTACGAGGTGAGGGCAGAATATACCGTTCCGCGCCTGAATTTTCCATTCCAGGTTTTTCGGGATCGTTCCTGGGTGCGCAGCGCACGTACCCGTTATGCACTATCCTACAGCCAGAGCAACCAGCTCTTTTTTGATATAAACTCCGATATTCGTTTTAACACCCGGTACGAAATAACACATTCCGACAGGTTCACCAGTCTCTTTGACTTAATTGAGATGGATATTATTGATACAGATCCATCCTCACAATTTTTGCAAAACCTCGAAAACCAGTTTGGCGAGCAATCTATTGTTCTGGCACGAATTAATGAAGATTTTCGGCCACAGTTTTCATCCATCATCCGCTACACGCTCAGAAACCGAAATACAAATCTGATCAAAAGAAATTTTGGTTATTCAAGCGAGTTTTCAGCCGCAATTGGCGGAAATGTGCCCTATCTGCTCGACCGATTTGTATTCAGTCCGGGTGAAATTAAGCAAACGCTGCCATCCCCTTTTGGCATATCTTCAAATGCACTATCGTACAGTCGTTTTCTGAAGTTTTCAGCAGATTACAGACGTTATTTTGATCTGACCGACAATACCGTATTTGCACTGCGTGGTTTTGCTGGTTTTGCACAGCCAATTTTTGACAGTGAAAGCATACCGCTGAACCGACGCTTTTTTGCCGGTGGCAGCAACGATATTCGCGGATGGAACCCATTCAGACTCGGGCCCGGCTCAATTAGTCCGGATGAAGTTCGGGTACCCGGTGGCGAGGTAAAACTGGCAGCCTATAAAGAATTACGCCAAATTTTTATGCGTGATGTCTTAAATGCACAATGGCATGTGGCATGGCACACCGATGCAGGAAATGTGTGGTATGGTCCGCGAAGCTCACTGCTGGATGATGATGGCAATGAACTCCTGAATGATGGCAGATTTTATATTGACCGCTTTTATAATCAAATTGCTGTAGGCTCAGGTTTTGGCCTGCGGTTAGACTGGGAATTCATTGTTGCCCGTTTCGACTTCACATTCAGAGTTCACGATCTCGACAGGGGATGGTTTGAGAACCGGAGAGGATATTTCAGTTTCGGTATTGGTCACTCATTTTAA
- a CDS encoding Ppx/GppA phosphatase family protein has product MDHASGGERELAMIRASIDIGTNSVLLLVAELKNGEVTVIREEQRIPRLGKGVDLNGNLSLSAQERVLANLEEYRQILEHHYPETSEQVIVTATSAVRDASNRKEFMDAIRKQTGWETVLLSGDDEARTTYSGALAVLPGDESGIPCTVLDIGGGSTEFASGIGTALYDWKSLDMGSVRFTERFLKSNPPSKAEVERASEAAGKMLETWQPNPQKITKLIGVAGTVTSMAGIHLNLQEYDIDRINGHTLPLEYVKEMIGVFCTMETEKIEKKYPVFLTGRADVITGGLIILAKVMDYFSVGEITVSTGGIRHGILLDPKFME; this is encoded by the coding sequence GTGGATCATGCTTCAGGTGGAGAAAGAGAATTAGCAATGATCAGGGCTTCCATAGACATTGGTACAAATTCGGTACTTTTACTGGTCGCAGAGTTGAAAAACGGTGAAGTAACGGTTATTCGGGAAGAGCAGCGAATTCCACGGCTCGGCAAGGGAGTAGATTTAAATGGAAATCTATCATTATCCGCTCAGGAACGCGTACTTGCCAACCTGGAAGAGTATCGCCAAATACTGGAACATCACTATCCCGAAACTTCAGAACAGGTAATTGTAACGGCAACTAGTGCTGTACGGGATGCATCAAACCGAAAAGAATTTATGGATGCGATTCGGAAGCAGACGGGATGGGAAACCGTACTTCTTTCAGGGGACGATGAAGCTCGTACAACCTACAGCGGCGCGCTGGCAGTATTGCCCGGTGATGAATCAGGTATTCCGTGTACCGTTCTCGATATTGGCGGAGGCAGCACGGAGTTTGCATCAGGTATAGGAACGGCACTTTATGATTGGAAATCACTGGATATGGGGAGTGTTCGTTTCACAGAGCGGTTCTTGAAAAGTAACCCACCCTCAAAAGCTGAGGTTGAACGCGCAAGTGAAGCAGCAGGAAAAATGCTTGAAACCTGGCAGCCAAATCCTCAAAAAATTACAAAACTGATAGGTGTAGCGGGAACGGTAACCTCAATGGCTGGCATTCATCTGAATCTGCAGGAGTATGATATTGATAGAATAAATGGCCACACACTCCCTCTGGAATATGTAAAAGAGATGATCGGGGTGTTTTGCACGATGGAAACAGAAAAGATAGAGAAAAAATACCCGGTTTTTTTAACAGGCAGGGCAGATGTGATTACCGGTGGGCTGATAATTCTGGCAAAGGTAATGGACTATTTTTCAGTTGGAGAGATAACGGTATCAACCGGTGGAATTCGCCATGGGATTTTGCTGGATCCAAAATTTATGGAATAA
- the prmA gene encoding 50S ribosomal protein L11 methyltransferase — MNYLKLIIELSEHYQEHVIAELMDMDFYGFEQQKNRLIAYVEKPRFNDSHREEIEQLIAALPDASFVELSDLEEENWNATWEESIQPQVIGSFYVRPTWSTAEPPEDKVVLEIDPKMSFGTGYHATTRLMLRQIDRLDCSNKRVLDAGTGTGILAIASCKKGAKHAIGFDFDPWCKRNADENVLINQVQSRVEIRLGGFEQVEDEKPFDLIFANINRNVILEFLNQMIDLLADDGILSLSGLLDSDESRIREELEKYPVSVTHLEREEEWIMLQVEKEN; from the coding sequence ATGAATTATTTAAAGCTGATTATAGAATTATCAGAACATTACCAGGAGCATGTCATCGCTGAGCTGATGGATATGGATTTCTACGGATTTGAACAACAGAAGAACCGGCTGATTGCTTATGTAGAAAAACCGCGGTTTAATGACAGTCACCGGGAAGAAATTGAGCAGTTAATTGCCGCATTGCCGGACGCTTCATTTGTTGAGTTGAGTGATCTGGAAGAGGAGAACTGGAACGCCACTTGGGAAGAGAGCATTCAGCCGCAGGTTATCGGGTCGTTTTATGTGCGGCCAACCTGGTCAACAGCTGAACCACCGGAGGATAAAGTCGTGCTGGAAATAGATCCCAAAATGTCGTTTGGGACAGGCTATCACGCAACCACACGGTTGATGCTTCGACAGATTGACCGGCTTGATTGCAGCAATAAAAGAGTTCTTGATGCGGGAACAGGAACCGGTATTCTTGCCATTGCATCCTGCAAAAAAGGTGCAAAACATGCCATCGGATTCGATTTTGATCCGTGGTGCAAACGGAATGCTGATGAAAACGTGCTGATCAACCAGGTACAATCCCGCGTTGAAATACGGCTTGGAGGTTTTGAGCAGGTGGAAGATGAAAAACCGTTCGATCTTATCTTTGCCAATATCAATCGAAACGTGATACTTGAGTTTTTGAACCAGATGATTGATCTGCTTGCTGATGACGGTATACTTTCACTCTCGGGATTACTGGACTCGGATGAAAGCCGAATCCGCGAGGAGCTTGAGAAATATCCTGTATCTGTTACACACCTTGAGAGAGAAGAGGAGTGGATCATGCTTCAGGTGGAGAAAGAGAATTAG